CGGATCCTGTGGGCCGGGGTGGTATAGAGAAGCGAGTGAGCGAGATCGAGGTGCCGGTCCAGCCAGGTCCGCCCGCCGGAAGCTGCAGCCACGGCATCGTAAGCGGTGCCTTCCAGCCAGAGCGGCCGATTTTTCTGTGCGGCCTCCACGCGGCGGCTCTCGACTTCGGCCACGCCTGGAGCGGGCAGGTCGATCCATGCGGCTTGCGGATTGAAATAGCTGATGAGCCAGAGATCGGAGTGGGAATTGCTGTAAAGGATTTCGGCGTCCTGCTGCCAGTCCTGATTGTGCTGCAGCGCAAAAGAAAGCACCTCGTTGGCTTCTGTCCTGGAGTGCGGATAGATGGAGACGGTGAAGTTCCAGGCACACACCATTGCCGCGAGCAGCGCCGGCAATCGGACCCCATGTGCACGCCAGACCTGCGAGGTCGCCAGCAGGAATATCAACGGCGGGAGGTAGAAGAGCCGGTAAAACGTGTTTTGCGGTTGCCAGAAGAAAAGAAACACTACGTAGGTCACTATCCAGACGAGGGCCGGCCGGTTCGCCCCGAGCCAGGCACGGAGTCCTTCTGATGAAGGTCCGGGAGGATCTTTCGCTATCGGTTGCAATGCGCGCACCACATGAATCGCGAGCAGCACTGCGAGGGCCCCGAATGCCAGCGCGCCGGCCACCGTCACAGGATCGAGAGGCATCTGGTTGACCCTGCCGCCGAAAAACAGCCGCATGGTGCCGCGCACCGTATATCGTGTACTGCGCAACATGCCGACCGCCAGAAAGGTGACGTCCTGCGAGCGCACCGTGATCCATTCCCAGAACTGCCTAGGGCCTGCATGCGGGTGTACGAGGGAAAACGCCGATATGTAAGCTGCTGCCGTGATTGAGAATGCCGTAGCGCCGTATTGCGCAGCCCGGACCATTTTTTGCCGCTTCCGGCCTCCGCTAACCTCCTGCCCTGCCGGCACCAGGAACCCGACGACGGCCACGGGAAAGAAAAACAGCGCGAGCTGGTGGAACAGCATGGCTGCGCCGTGGGCCAGCCCGGCAGCCCAGGGCCGCGGAGGCCGTGTGGGAAGCAAGAACCGGAAGCTCACCAGGAGAAAGAAGATGGATGGGATGTACGCATCCGCGTCGGCTGCAAACCTCCACCACTGGGCAGAAAACGCAAACAGGAGCGCGCACCAGGTGCCGCGGCGGGCGGATCCGGTCAACTCCGCCACGATGTGCCAGACCAGATACACGCTTGCGGCCGCAAAGAGCGCGCTGAGAGCCTGAAGCACAAAGAGCACGCGCAAGTCGATACCGGCTGCGGCCGCGCTCTTCCACACTGCGTATCCCATCAGGTTGTACAGCAGGTGATTGGGATGCAGGAGTGCATCGGGATAGGCATTCGAAGTTTCAATGGTCCGAGCGAAACCGACACCGTCCCAGTAAAATTCCCGGGCAGGCAGCAGCAGGTAGATCCCGAGGCTGACGAAGGCGATCAGCGCGCCCTGGCGTCGTTGGAGTAAAACCGGTGATCCGCATGCCATAATGATCGATGGAAGACTCCTGCAATCGATCTCAATCCAAGGAGCGCCCTCGTTTGCCTCAGGCCCCAGGGCGCGCCATCTCGACTCGGGATCCGCATGCACTGCGTTCCTGGTGGCAGGGAAAGCGGATCCAATATAGTGCAGTTCCCGCCCGATTTCGACTGGTTTCAAAACCGCAGCAGCCACGAAAGACACAAAAAGATCGATGAAATGGTATGATCTGCTGCTTCCGTTGAATAATTTGATGCAGGAAAGGGGTTGTGGAGTATGGCGGAAGGGACAATGGTTCCGCAGAAACTGATTCTTGAGATTCTATGTGCGATCCAGGGCTCCTTAGGAAAAGAAAATCAAAGGGTGTTCGCAAGAGCCGGTAGGAGCCTTGGGGCGGAATGGGCAGCGACGATATCGCGGGCCGGGAGTGTCGATGAGCTGATGGGGAAAATGGCAGCCTATCTACAAGAAGGTCTTCAGCTTGCCGAAACAGTCACGTTTGAGAAGGAGGGGATGGACTACGTCTTAAAAGTAAGAAGATGCGCTATCTGTCATGGCAAGCTTGTCAAGGAAAAGCATGGGATCAGCGCGGCCTGTGCGATCTCAATGTTTCCAATCGGAGCGCTGGTCAGGAATTTGGGCATCAAAAACGCCCGTTTGAAGGAGATTCGCAAGTCGGGCCCGATTGGCGACTGCCACCTGGTATACGAGATCGGGCGTTGAGCCTAAGATATCGTGCCTGCCAGGGCGATAATCGCCCTCATCAGCTTGAATCCTTCCAGATAATCATTCGCCGTAAACGTCACGGCGCGCGGATTTGACTTCTTGACACCCGGCAGCAGCGCCGCGGGTTCGGCCTGCGCGCTGTTGAGGAACTCGACCTCGAACGTGTAGGGGGGATTCAGGCGAAACGCTGGAATCTTGTCCCTTTTCCCAAGAGCTTCCATTACGGCATTTTTCAGGCGTGCCCGGGCTTCCTGGGCGGGAAGGAGTCGTGCCGCCTGCCGGCCGATGGCTTCCTTGACCGCTGCCGTGACCAACTCCTGGCCAAGGATGGTCTTGGCCTGAACGCACGTCTCGGTATCGCCGCTGATCATGATGACCGGAACCTTATAGTAACCGGCGATCGCGCCATTGATCCCGAGCTCCGGCAATTCCTGGCCGTTGATGCGAATGGCCCGGACGGTTGCGCTCGAGATGGTGTGGTCCAGAATGGCCGGCGTGGATCCGGCACGCGCGTGGTAGCCGACAAAGATACAGGCATCGAAGGACGCATCGATTCCCTGCATCATCGACAGCGGCTTGGGAGATCCGGTGATCAGCGCAGCTCGGGGATTCAAGCTGTCGGCTACGATGTTCCGCATGCTGCCATGGGAGTCGTTCACGACGATTTCCGCGGCCCCGGCCTGAAGCAGCCCTTCGATGACCGCATTCACATCTTCGGCCATCCAGCGCCGCGCCGCGCCGTAATCCGCAGATCCGGATGAGACCTGTTCGCTGTGCACGACGCCCCAGATCCCCTCCATGTCGACAGAGATGAAAACCTTTGGGCCCCGCTTCTGGGGCGTCTGGCTGACGAGCGCAGAGGCAAAGAGAAGAATGACGGCAAGGCAAAGTCCTGGTTTCATGGTTTCCTCCTTTAGGACTGCTTTCCGATCGACCACTCCACGGCTGCTGCGGCATGGAGTGCAGTGGTATCGAACAGAGGCATGGGATAATCCTCAGGCCGGATCAGGAGCGGAATCTCCGTGCAGCCCAGGATTACACCCTCGGCGCCGCGAGCCTGGAGATTGCGAATTACGGACTTGTAGGCATCGCGTGAGGCTTCGGAAATGATGCCGCGGCTCAGCTCCCGAAAAATGATGTCATGGACGACCTTTCTTTCCTCTTCGCCGGGGATCAGAGTGCTGAGGCCGTGCTGTTTTTCCAGTCGATTGCGATAGAAATCCTGCTCCATGGTGTAGCGGGTTCCCAGGAGGCCGACGGTCTGCAGGCCCTGCCTCCGGATCTCGCCCGCCGCGGCATCGGCGATGTGAAGCAGCGGGATGGACAGCGCAGCCTCAATGGTTCCGGCCATTTGATGCATCGTATTGGCACAGATCACGAGGAACTCGGCTCCGGCCCGCTCGACGCGCCGGGCGGCCTCGACCATGAGACGCGCCAAAGCGTCCCACTCCCCCGCGTTCTGCCGCGCTTCGACTTCGGCGAACTCCAGGGAATAAAGAATGCACTGCGCCGAGTGGCTTCCCCCCAGCCGCGCCTGTATTCCGGCGTTAATCAAACGGTAGTAGTCGACTGTGGAATGCCAGGTCATCCCTCCCAGCAGTCCGATCGTTTTCATCGTTGCTGCTCCTATGGAGTGCGGCAGCGCTTGCCAAGCAGGCGCTTGTTGCGCCGGTCTGTTTGCATGGGGCAAGCTACCCGAAGTCAACGCGCAAGCAAGCTTGCGCATTCCAAGGACTCCGTCGTGAGTAGTGTCCGAGAAGGGGACACTCCGTTATGGGCTATCCCCTTATCGCAGATTGACGCGTTACTTCTTCGCGGCCGCCCGGACCGGAAGGAGGTCTGCCACGAAGCAGCCGCGGCCATGGGTGCCGATCACAACGACATTCTCCGCCGTCTGGATAGCCAGGTCGAAAACGTAGGCGGTCGGCAGGCCCGTGCCGAGCACTTCCCATTTCTTGCCGCCGTCGATTGTCACGTAAACGGCCAGGTCGGTTCCCAGGTAGAGGATATTCTTGTTGGTTGGATCTTCCTTCACTACGTTCAAGATGCCGCCGGGCACTGAAGTGGCAATGTTGGTCCAGGTCTTCCCGTAATTTGTGGACTTGTACAGGTATGGGTTGAAATCGTTGTGCCGTTTGCCATTGACGACGACATACACCGTTCCCTCGTCGAAGCGGGAGGCCTCGATGCTCGCGATGAAGCGTTCCGGGGGAAGGCCGCTGTTGATCTTCTCCCAGCTTCCACCTTCATCCCTGGTGATCTGGATGTTGCCGTCGTCGGTCCCTGCGTAAATCAGGCCTTTCTTCAGCGGGGATTCGGAGATGGACCAGATCGTGGAATAGAAGATATTCCCTTGTTTTGTCGGATCGAAGTTCGTCAGATCGGGACTGATCTTTCTCCAGATCTTGCCCTGATCGTCGGTGAGGAACAGGAACTGGGCGCCGAAGAGCACCCGATTCGGATCGTGGGGAGATACGATGATGGGAGATACCCACTGGGCGCGTTTCCTGTCGGTGCCGAAGTTAGGAGCAATCGTCGTGTTGCCCAGGCGGCTTCCTCGTCCTTGTCCTCGTGCGGCTCCTTGCGCCTGGCCTCGTGCTTGTCCCTGTGCCTGCACTTGTGCCTGCCCTCGCGCCTGTCCCTGCGCCTGCGCTTGAGCTTGCGCTTGTGCTTGTGCCTGCGCTTGCGCTTGAGCCTGCGCCTCGGCGGCCGCTTTGGTGTAATCCATCAGCGATGGGCCGCCGCCATAACGTATTACATAATAGACAATGTTCGGGTCGACCGGATTTACGGCATGGCGCCCGGCTTCGTCGCCGATGGCACTTTCCCATTCTTTCCAGGTGATTTTGTCGCGGCCGGCGGTCATGTCGATTTCGCCCCGATACCCGCCTGAATCCTGAACGTTAGTGTAAGCCCAGAATTTGCCTTTGGTCTGGCTCACCGCCACGCTGAACATGTGGGCGATGGGGATATTGGTCGGGTGTTTGGCGGTGGCGAGCCCATCATGGCTGATCATGATGCCGCCGTCGTTTACAACCAGGACATGGGACGAATCCGTCGGATCGATCCACATCCCGTGAAAGTCGGGATGGCCCCTAGCCGGGGGGCTTTCCCAAGTCTTTCCCCCGTCCTTCGACCGCTGGTAATTAATCCCCATGACATAGACAATGTCCGCGTTCGCAGGGTCAACCCTGACCTGGCCAAACACCCAGCCATAGCCGGGATAGATACCCTTGATCTTGTCGTTGCCTTCGACCAGCTGCCAGGTTTCCCCTTTGTTATTGCTGCGATAGAGGTAGGCCCCGTCGATTTCCTTTCCGCTGCTGTCCTTGACTAACTTGTCGATGAGGGCGTAAACGACGTTGGGATTGGTCCTGCAGATGTCCATCCCGATCCGCTCGTACTCTCCCGTGGAGAAATCCGGCAGCCCGTTGGTCAGCGGCTTCCAGGTCTTGCCGCCGTCGACGGTCTTGTAAAGGCCGCTCTGGGGAGTCGGCTTGGGATCGTTCCAGCGGTAACGCATCCTTTCGGCCGTGCTCGCATAGAGGATCTCAGAGTTTTCCGGGTCCATGGCCAGATCGATGATGCCGGTTTTTTCGTCCTTGTAGAAGATCTTCTGCCAGGTTTTGCCGCCGTTGATGGTTTTGTAGACACCTCGTTCCGGATTGTAAGTGTATTCATGGCCGGGAGCAGCGACGTAGACGATGTCAGGATTCTTGGGGTGCACGATAATTCGGGCGATATGTTGCGTGTCTCCCAGTCCCATGTAAGTAAAGTGCTGGCCCGCGTCGATGGATTTGTAAATTCCGATTCCAGCCTGCGAGCTCCGGAAAATGTTGGCTTCTCCGGTGCCGACCCAGACGATATTGGGATTTGACGGCGCAAGGGCGAGGTCTCCGATGGATTCGACAGGATAGTCCTCGAAGATGGCAGTCCAGTTCACCCCATCGTCTGTGGATTTCCAAACGCCCCCTTGTGCGGCGGCTGCGTAAATCACTCCGGGCTGTGAAACATGAGCCTCCACGTCCACCATTCGTCCGCTCATGGTCATCGGGCCGACGGCAGTCCACTTGACGTCTTTGAATGGCGAACTGGCGCGCATGGCCTGGTGTTTCTGGAAATTGCGCAGGCGCGTCTTGGCTTCGGAAGAATCCTTGGCTGCCTGCGGAGCACCGGCGGGAACGCTCAGCCCCAGTGCGGAGAAGAGCAATAGAACAGTCACTAAAAGGAACGACCGCGTACGATTGCTTGATGACATAGGATATCCCTCACATCAGTCTTCATTTTCATGCGCGTGGGTATGCCGGCGCATGAGTGGCTGCTTCGTCCGATTCAAAGGTGGCAGACGGCTCACCTGGATACGCGGCGATCGGCCGTCCACTTCGCCTCGGGACCGGTGCCGGATTTGAAGGTGCCTGCGATCGTGTTGCCGTTGACATTCCCGGAATAGGTCTGCGTCTCGCCGGCTGCAAAGCTTATTTTGGCACCCTCGAGCTTCGCGTTTTTCAGCGGCTGATCCTTGCCGCTTATTCTCAGGATGCCTTCTATCTTCTGGAAACTCTGCCTCAGAATGAGTTCCCCCGGGCCCGCTGCAGTCTGCAAGGTCCAGGTGCCCGCCACCCGGGCAGGGACGATCCACAAATAGCCTGTGCGGCCTTCGACGCTCGTTGTCTGGTCCGGTTCCCAGTCCTCCATGTTGAACGCATGCGAAATCACGCGGGTGCCCGGTTTCATTTCGAGAATCTTGGGCCGCAGCTTCATGTTCAGGTCAGGCAACAGGTACATCGTGACCACGGTAGCCTGGCTGAAATCGGTCTCGAAAATGTCGCCTTGCACGAAGTTCGCCTTGCCGGACACACCCTCCTTCTGGGCATTGCTTTTAGAGAGCTCCACCATGTCGGGATTGTACTCGACGCCGAGGGCGCGCGCCCCGCGCTTGGCAGCCGCAATCACCCAGGGACCGTCGCCCGAGCCGAGGTCGATTACATAGTCATTGGGCGACACCTTGGCCAGATCGAACATGGCTTCAATGAGTTCCTTGGGTGTCGGTACCCAGATGACGTCCTTGCCTGCCTGCCCGACGCTCGGTTGGAATTGTTGCTGCTGCTGTGCGCTCGCGATCGTCGGGGCGCCGAGGGTCAGCAGCACTAAGGTCAGGGTAAAGATAACGGCTGTGGTTCTGTTGCGCATCATTGCCTGAATCTCCTTTGAAAGTGCTGGTTGTCGAGGGGCATTCTAATCGTGATCACTTTTGCGCGGCAAGCCAAATCAGCCGCGGCTGCTGCTCCGAGGCCGACTACCTTGCCGGTTGCTGATCCGACGGCTGTCGGACAAAAGCATATTCTGCGCATTTGTCGGCTGCATAGGGATTGAATTCCTTCCGGAACAGCAGGAATCCTTGACTCTTGAGCGCACCCACGATGCGGATGAAATCCGCGAATGCCTCGTCGTTCCACAAATGGAATTCGACCAACAATTGTTGTACGCCCAGGGAAAGCAGACTCTGCGACGAAAGCATCTGCTTCAGGGCTGCAAACTCTCCTCCTTCGACATCGATCTTCAGGATGTCGACGTGAGTGTGGTTCAGGGAGCCGGCAATGGCGGCAAGGCTCTTGACGGCGCACTTTTGCCCTTCAATGACCAGATTCCACTGATTCTTTCCTTCGCCCGACACCGGGCCCAGGCCCACAGGCTGAAAATAGATGCGGCCGCGGCCGCATAGCTGGCCTGATTTGAAGTTGGCGAAGTTTGCTGCTACAGACGGTGAAGGATCAAACATATGAACGTCGCAGCCAAACAGGCCCGCCATGTCGATATCAAAGGAAATGTCATCGCCGACGCCGAAAGAATACACTATGGACGCGTTCGGCAATGACTGTGGATTACAGATCCATTTCCCGCCGTCAAAGGCAGTCCCGACCCGCATCGTGGTGTCGCAGTCCGTGACGGCATCAAACAGGTAATTCCGTTGGGTTCCGACAACCTTCCTCACGATGCACTCCGGACACCTGGCGAACTCCTGCAACACCCGATCCTGCATCTGTAGCTTTTTCTCGAATATCCCCTTTTTCGTGTTGGCCAGGGGGCTTGCGAGGAATTCCTTGTTTTTCTGCAGAACCGCTTCGTTGAAATTGATGGGTTGTCTTGCCGGTGTCATTTCCTTTTTCCGGCATGAGAACAGGCCGGCACTGCAGGTTGCCAGAATCACCAGCATCAAACTCCGCACTCTAAAATCCATATCTTTAGCTCTTGTCTTTCCCGCCATTTTCCGCCACCCCTGAGAATTTGATAGCAATCATAGCCTGGATAGTTTATCAATCAACCCGTTATGTGGAACCCTGGCGGTCAAAGGATCGCTTTCAGGATTTTCATGCCGATCGAAGCTGGGGGGAGAGCGTTGATTTCGAGACCCGGATCTGCGAATTCCGGCAGGTTCGTATCTGCAAAATGGTATGAGAAAAACCAAAATTGTATGCACCATCGGTCCTGCCAGCCGAAGCGAGGAGAGGCTGGAGGCGCTGATCCGCGCCGGCATGGATGCCGCCCGCCTGAACTTCTCCCACGGCACCCGGGAAGAGCACGGCGAGGTGATTCGCGCCGTGCGT
This is a stretch of genomic DNA from Terriglobia bacterium. It encodes these proteins:
- a CDS encoding FkbM family methyltransferase translates to MDFRVRSLMLVILATCSAGLFSCRKKEMTPARQPINFNEAVLQKNKEFLASPLANTKKGIFEKKLQMQDRVLQEFARCPECIVRKVVGTQRNYLFDAVTDCDTTMRVGTAFDGGKWICNPQSLPNASIVYSFGVGDDISFDIDMAGLFGCDVHMFDPSPSVAANFANFKSGQLCGRGRIYFQPVGLGPVSGEGKNQWNLVIEGQKCAVKSLAAIAGSLNHTHVDILKIDVEGGEFAALKQMLSSQSLLSLGVQQLLVEFHLWNDEAFADFIRIVGALKSQGFLLFRKEFNPYAADKCAEYAFVRQPSDQQPAR
- a CDS encoding aspartate/glutamate racemase family protein — encoded protein: MKTIGLLGGMTWHSTVDYYRLINAGIQARLGGSHSAQCILYSLEFAEVEARQNAGEWDALARLMVEAARRVERAGAEFLVICANTMHQMAGTIEAALSIPLLHIADAAAGEIRRQGLQTVGLLGTRYTMEQDFYRNRLEKQHGLSTLIPGEEERKVVHDIIFRELSRGIISEASRDAYKSVIRNLQARGAEGVILGCTEIPLLIRPEDYPMPLFDTTALHAAAAVEWSIGKQS
- a CDS encoding class I SAM-dependent methyltransferase — encoded protein: MMRNRTTAVIFTLTLVLLTLGAPTIASAQQQQQFQPSVGQAGKDVIWVPTPKELIEAMFDLAKVSPNDYVIDLGSGDGPWVIAAAKRGARALGVEYNPDMVELSKSNAQKEGVSGKANFVQGDIFETDFSQATVVTMYLLPDLNMKLRPKILEMKPGTRVISHAFNMEDWEPDQTTSVEGRTGYLWIVPARVAGTWTLQTAAGPGELILRQSFQKIEGILRISGKDQPLKNAKLEGAKISFAAGETQTYSGNVNGNTIAGTFKSGTGPEAKWTADRRVSR
- a CDS encoding M55 family metallopeptidase, which translates into the protein MKPGLCLAVILLFASALVSQTPQKRGPKVFISVDMEGIWGVVHSEQVSSGSADYGAARRWMAEDVNAVIEGLLQAGAAEIVVNDSHGSMRNIVADSLNPRAALITGSPKPLSMMQGIDASFDACIFVGYHARAGSTPAILDHTISSATVRAIRINGQELPELGINGAIAGYYKVPVIMISGDTETCVQAKTILGQELVTAAVKEAIGRQAARLLPAQEARARLKNAVMEALGKRDKIPAFRLNPPYTFEVEFLNSAQAEPAALLPGVKKSNPRAVTFTANDYLEGFKLMRAIIALAGTIS